The Kribbella shirazensis genomic interval CTCGGTCCGCAGCGCCCGACCGACCTCCGACTCACTGACCTGGATCAGCACCGCGTCGCGACGGGATTCCCGCAGGGGTACGCCGTCGAGGTTGCCGGGCAGCGCGATCCCCGCCGCGTCCAGCAGCGTCGGTACGACGTCGACCGTGCTGACCGGTGCGCTCACCCGCGAGCCTCCGCGGTACCCCGGCCCCTCGACCACCAGCGGCACCCGGACCGACCCGTCGTGGGGCGAGCGCTTGTACTCGCTGTTCCGCGTTTTGAAGTGTGAGCCGTGGTCGGACGTGTAGAGCAGCAGGGTGTCGTCCGCGAGGTCGAGACTGGCCAGTGCGTCCCGCAGTCGCCCCAGACACTCGTCGACGCGTTTGATCTGGCCGTAGTACCCCGCGGCGTGCTGGTGCGCCGTACCGGGCAGTGTCGCCAGATCCGGCGGTAGCCAGGCGCCCGTGTAGGTGTTGCGGTAGACCTCGGGGGCCGGGTAGTCGTCGTGCTCGTTCTGGTGATGCGGCTCGATCAGCGAGAGGAAGAGCATGAACGGACGGTCCTCGGCCGACGCGCGGGTGACGTAGCGGATCGCCGCGTCGGTCAGCGCGTCCGGGCGGTAGCCGGGGAGGAACACCGGCTCGCCGTTCCTGTCGTACACCACGGTCCGATAGGCGTCGGAGGTGAACTCGAGCAGGTTGGACGCCAGCCAGTACTCGTACCCCGCCTGCTCCTCGGCCGGGACCGGGTCCTGGGTCCCGAGGTGCCACTTGCCGATGTACGCGGTCTGGTACCCGGCATCACCGAACAGGCGGCCCAATGCCGGCGCGTCGGTCGGCAACGGAACGCTGTTGCGGAAAACGCCGGCGTTCGTCGGAAACAGTCCGGTCTGCAGGGCCGCACGCGCCGGAGCACATACCGGGTTGGTGGTGCAGGCAGTCTCGAAG includes:
- a CDS encoding sulfatase-like hydrolase/transferase encodes the protein MRPNVIVFFTDQQRWDTVGAAGCPLGLTPNLDLMARRGTFFETACTTNPVCAPARAALQTGLFPTNAGVFRNSVPLPTDAPALGRLFGDAGYQTAYIGKWHLGTQDPVPAEEQAGYEYWLASNLLEFTSDAYRTVVYDRNGEPVFLPGYRPDALTDAAIRYVTRASAEDRPFMLFLSLIEPHHQNEHDDYPAPEVYRNTYTGAWLPPDLATLPGTAHQHAAGYYGQIKRVDECLGRLRDALASLDLADDTLLLYTSDHGSHFKTRNSEYKRSPHDGSVRVPLVVEGPGYRGGSRVSAPVSTVDVVPTLLDAAGIALPGNLDGVPLRESRRDAVLIQVSESEVGRALRTERWKYYVHAPEAGDVPAAEVYTERALYDLAADPYELDNLIDSVNHQEVAAGLRARLVDEIAAVEGQAVTVAPYPEVRDRGRFPETTVRRLKLDGRRLE